Proteins encoded together in one Marispirochaeta sp. window:
- a CDS encoding EFR1 family ferrodoxin (N-terminal region resembles flavodoxins. C-terminal ferrodoxin region binds two 4Fe-4S clusters.) — MKHKVFYFTGTGNSLNAGFSVLNPSNYLPFGEAVQGNAQAELLQTGAVKISRIAGIIKQAGTHFDKEAGWFRRNISPGLLYSLGYMFIHNLDKSFAVDENCSSCGLCAQVCPVDNVRLEEGKPVWHRKCQMCMGLP, encoded by the coding sequence ATGAAGCATAAAGTCTTTTATTTTACTGGTACAGGGAACTCCCTTAATGCAGGCTTCAGTGTCCTGAATCCCAGTAATTATCTGCCCTTTGGGGAGGCCGTTCAGGGGAATGCGCAGGCGGAACTGCTCCAGACGGGTGCTGTTAAAATCTCCCGTATAGCCGGAATTATCAAGCAGGCCGGAACGCATTTCGACAAGGAAGCGGGATGGTTCAGGCGGAACATATCCCCCGGGCTTCTTTACTCTCTGGGGTATATGTTTATTCACAACCTGGACAAATCTTTTGCTGTGGATGAGAACTGCAGTTCCTGCGGTCTGTGTGCACAGGTGTGTCCTGTGGATAATGTGCGCCTGGAAGAGGGTAAGCCTGTCTGGCACCGGAAATGCCAGATGTGTATGGGCCTGCCTTAA
- a CDS encoding diguanylate cyclase translates to MALSLIFLFHISRYKYASSYHLGLILVIIFANQVTRLRFSYALSVSVSTLLVYNVSILLQPLIPGGVKIHNVLFLGAAVVMSLISNYSLEKERRINYLFALRDKIKVWELSDRNTFLREISRIDPLTGVPNRRHLEIFLAKLRQSSALKQLAIILIDLDFFKVYNDYYGHQQGDDCLQKVADGINQELRHGVDLLARYGGEEFIVVIPDLGLREARSVAFRLCEKIRNLALPHESAPGIKTVTISCGVAAGEKPFSDGFESLILRADQALYRAKAEGRNRVSE, encoded by the coding sequence GTGGCGCTGAGTTTAATCTTCCTGTTTCATATAAGCAGGTACAAGTATGCCTCGTCGTACCATTTAGGACTGATACTGGTTATAATTTTCGCGAATCAGGTTACACGTCTGCGGTTTTCCTATGCTCTTTCTGTGTCTGTTTCCACTCTGCTGGTTTATAACGTATCAATCTTATTGCAGCCGCTGATACCCGGTGGAGTTAAAATACACAATGTTCTGTTTCTGGGGGCAGCGGTAGTCATGTCGTTGATCAGTAACTATTCGCTGGAAAAAGAACGCAGAATAAACTATCTTTTTGCCTTGCGGGATAAGATTAAAGTTTGGGAGTTATCTGATCGAAACACTTTTTTACGGGAGATATCGAGGATTGACCCTTTGACAGGAGTTCCCAACCGTCGACACCTTGAGATTTTCCTGGCAAAACTGAGGCAATCATCTGCTCTTAAGCAGCTGGCAATAATCCTTATTGATCTGGATTTTTTTAAAGTTTATAACGATTATTATGGGCATCAACAGGGTGATGATTGTCTGCAGAAGGTAGCGGATGGGATTAACCAAGAGCTGCGCCATGGTGTTGATCTTCTGGCCCGCTATGGTGGTGAGGAATTTATCGTTGTAATCCCGGACCTGGGGTTACGCGAAGCGCGCAGTGTGGCTTTTCGTCTGTGTGAGAAAATTCGGAATCTTGCGCTGCCCCATGAATCCGCGCCGGGTATCAAAACGGTAACAATCAGCTGCGGAGTAGCGGCAGGTGAAAAGCCGTTTTCTGATGGTTTTGAGAGTTTGATTCTTCGTGCAGACCAGGCTTTATATCGGGCAAAGGCAGAAGGTCGGAACAGGGTCTCGGAATAA